Proteins from a single region of Primulina tabacum isolate GXHZ01 chromosome 5, ASM2559414v2, whole genome shotgun sequence:
- the LOC142547326 gene encoding uncharacterized protein At4g37920, protein MNVASEGLGEHKMVRICDKLIGVFMVDKPTPTDWRRLLIFSKEWSNIQPYFYKQCQDRADSENNPEMKHKLLRLARKLREIDEDVLRHKKLLDEIRKSSSDVGDMVARRRKDFTKEFFLHLHTVSESFYDNPVEREAIVKIADRCLVAVQAYDTATESLEALTAAETKFEDIINSPTLDAACRKIDNLAEKNQLDSTLVLMITKAWSAAKESNMMKDEVKDVLYHLYKTARGNLQRLMPKEIRILKYLLTIQDPEECISALKDAFTPGEEVEGNDVDSLYTTPEQLHTWIRTVVDAYHFSREGTLIREARDLMNPTIVQKMEELTKTIQDNFM, encoded by the exons ATGAATGTTGCTAGTGAAGGATTGGGTGAACATAAAATGGTGCGCATATGTGATAAACTAATAGGAGTTTTTATGGTCGACAAGCCAACTCCAACCGATTGGAGAAGATTGCTAATTTTTAGCAAAGAGTGGAGCAATATACAACCTTACTTCTATAAGCAATGTCAGGACCGAGCAGATAGTGAAAATAATCCTGAAATGAAACACAAGCTGCTGCGTCTTGCAAGAAAGTTGAGAGAG ATTGACGAAGATGTCCTAAGGCATAAAAAGCTTCTTGATGAAATTAGAAAGTCCTCATCTGATGTTGGTGACATGGTGGCCAGGCGTCGGAAAGACTTCACCAAAGAATTTTTTCTTCACCTACATACGGTGTCAGAATCATTTTACGATAATCCAGTCGAACGAGAGG CTATAGTGAAGATTGCTGATAGGTGCTTAGTTGCTGTGCAAGCTTATGACACGGCAACTGAAAGTCTAGAAGCATTGACTGCTGCAGAAACAAAATTTGAGGATATAATTAATTCTCCAACTTTAGATGCTGCTTGCCGGAAGATAGATAATTTGGCAGAGAAAAATCAACTTGATTCCACATTGGTTCTTATGATTACAAAAGCTTGGTCAGCTGCCAAAGAATCAAATATGATGAAAGATGAG GTGAAAGATGTATTATATCATTTATATAAAACAGCAAGAGGTAATCTTCAAAGGCTTATGCCGAAGGAAATAAGGATACTGAAGTATCTGCTTACCATTCAAGACCCGGAGGAGTGCATTAGTGCTCTAAAAGATGCTTTTACCCCTGGAGAGGAAGTCGAGGGGAACGACGTAGACTCCCTTTACAC GACCCCGGAGCAGCTACATACCTGGATAAGAACTGTGGTGGATGCATATCATTTTAGCAGAGAAGGTACTCTTATCAGGGAAGCAAGGGATTTGATGAACCCGACAATTGTACAAAAGATGGAAGAGTTGACCAAGACTATCCAAGATAATTTCATGTGA